From Pseudomonas poae, the proteins below share one genomic window:
- a CDS encoding DedA family protein — protein sequence MLAGYLGLFFAAFGAATLLPLQSEAVLVGLLVSGHYSLWWLLGVATLGNVLGSVVNWLLGRGVEHFKQRRWFPVSDKQLDKARKHYARWGHWTLLLSWVPIIGDPLTLVAGVMREPFWRFLLLVTLAKGVRYGVLAALTLQWVLIPA from the coding sequence GTGCTGGCCGGTTACCTGGGGCTGTTTTTCGCGGCATTTGGCGCCGCGACGCTGCTGCCGCTGCAATCCGAAGCCGTGCTGGTGGGCCTGCTGGTCAGCGGGCATTACAGCCTGTGGTGGCTGCTGGGGGTTGCCACCTTGGGCAATGTCCTGGGTTCAGTGGTGAACTGGCTGCTGGGGCGCGGGGTGGAACATTTCAAGCAGCGGCGCTGGTTTCCGGTCAGCGACAAGCAACTGGACAAAGCGCGTAAGCATTACGCACGCTGGGGGCATTGGACGCTGTTGCTCAGTTGGGTGCCGATCATCGGCGACCCGCTGACCCTGGTGGCCGGCGTGATGCGCGAGCCCTTTTGGCGGTTCTTGCTGCTGGTGACCCTGGCCAAAGGCGTGCGGTATGGCGTGCTGGCAGCGCTGACCTTGCAGTGGGTGTTAATCCCTGCTTAA
- the treZ gene encoding malto-oligosyltrehalose trehalohydrolase, which translates to MPLRTLETWPHGAIMLDAQHTRFALWAPDAFYVSVELEGGKSVAMLPQAEGWFEAEVKCPAGTRYRYNIDGEMDVPDPASRAQATDVHGWSLVVDPLAYPWRHTAWQGRPWHEAVIYELHVGALGGYANVEKHLPRLAELGVTAIELMPLAQFPGERNWGYDGVLPYAPQSSYGTPEQLKHLIDSAHEHGLAVILDVVYNHFGPDGNYLGQYAAGFFHEDVHTPWGAGIDFERREVRDFFLDNALMWLLEYRFDGLRLDAVHAIDNPGFLQQLAHRVREQVDIGRHVWLVLENELNQASLLKHDFDAQWNDDFHNVLHVLLTGETDAYYSDFAEDPTAKLARCLGEGFIYQGHTTRHGHARGEPSGDLPPTAFVAFLQNHDQIGNRAMGERLHQLCPPQALEAATALLLLSPMIPLMFMGDEVNAEQPFLFFTDHHGELAEAVREGRRDEFADFAAFKDPERRERIPDPNALTTFEQSAPSFADTPHARLYRQLLSLRHRHIVPRLPGSMALGAQVLGDAAVSARWRLGDGSLLQIDLNLSAIALQHPATAHVLFQTPADHGANLPPYSARVTLFPVGEHP; encoded by the coding sequence ATGCCGTTACGGACTCTGGAAACCTGGCCCCACGGCGCAATCATGCTGGACGCGCAACACACGCGTTTCGCCTTGTGGGCGCCAGACGCGTTTTATGTCAGCGTTGAATTGGAAGGTGGTAAATCAGTCGCCATGCTGCCTCAGGCAGAGGGTTGGTTCGAGGCAGAAGTGAAGTGCCCTGCGGGCACTCGCTACCGCTACAACATCGATGGAGAAATGGATGTACCCGACCCCGCGTCCAGGGCCCAGGCCACGGACGTGCATGGTTGGAGCCTGGTGGTCGACCCGCTCGCCTACCCATGGCGGCATACCGCCTGGCAAGGCCGCCCGTGGCATGAGGCGGTGATCTACGAGTTGCACGTGGGCGCGCTGGGGGGCTACGCCAACGTTGAAAAACACCTGCCACGCCTGGCCGAGCTGGGCGTCACCGCGATTGAACTGATGCCTTTGGCGCAATTTCCCGGCGAACGCAATTGGGGCTATGACGGCGTGCTGCCGTATGCGCCGCAGTCTTCCTACGGCACCCCCGAACAGCTCAAGCATCTGATCGACAGCGCCCATGAACACGGCCTGGCCGTGATCCTCGACGTGGTCTACAACCACTTTGGCCCTGATGGCAATTACCTGGGCCAGTACGCCGCAGGTTTCTTCCACGAAGACGTGCACACGCCCTGGGGCGCCGGGATTGATTTCGAACGCCGTGAAGTGCGGGACTTCTTCCTCGATAACGCGCTGATGTGGTTGCTCGAATACCGCTTCGACGGCCTGCGCCTGGACGCGGTGCACGCCATCGACAACCCGGGGTTCCTGCAGCAACTGGCGCATCGCGTGCGTGAGCAGGTGGATATCGGCCGGCATGTGTGGCTGGTGCTGGAGAACGAACTGAACCAGGCAAGCCTGCTCAAGCACGATTTCGACGCGCAATGGAATGATGACTTTCATAACGTGTTGCACGTGTTGCTGACCGGCGAAACCGATGCCTATTACAGCGACTTCGCCGAAGACCCCACCGCCAAACTCGCCCGCTGCCTGGGCGAAGGGTTTATCTACCAGGGGCACACCACCCGTCACGGCCATGCGCGCGGCGAGCCGAGCGGCGACCTGCCGCCCACGGCTTTTGTGGCGTTCCTGCAGAACCACGACCAGATCGGCAACCGCGCCATGGGCGAGCGCCTGCACCAGCTCTGCCCGCCCCAGGCGCTGGAGGCCGCCACCGCCCTGCTGCTGCTGTCGCCGATGATCCCATTGATGTTTATGGGCGATGAGGTCAATGCCGAGCAACCTTTCCTGTTCTTCACCGACCACCATGGCGAACTCGCCGAGGCGGTCCGTGAAGGCCGGCGCGATGAGTTTGCCGACTTTGCCGCCTTCAAGGACCCCGAGCGACGCGAACGCATTCCCGACCCCAACGCGCTAACGACCTTTGAGCAGTCGGCGCCGTCCTTTGCCGATACCCCGCACGCCCGGCTCTACCGCCAACTGTTGAGCCTGCGCCATCGCCACATCGTGCCGCGGCTGCCCGGCAGCATGGCACTGGGCGCGCAGGTGCTTGGCGATGCGGCCGTGAGTGCACGCTGGCGCCTGGGCGACGGCAGCCTGTTGCAGATCGACCTGAACCTGAGCGCCATCGCGCTGCAGCACCCGGCGACCGCGCATGTCCTGTTCCAAACGCCTGCCGACCACGGCGCCAACCTGCCGCCGTACAGCGCACGCGTCACCCTATTCCCTGTTGGAGAGCACCCTTGA
- a CDS encoding methyl-accepting chemotaxis protein, which yields MPPLRSIQARYTLFLVLFVLVLSVLTVVGIGQLVAPTLRHTEEQVVLNRIAEVAEQIQGELNKVQAQQRSITQTIPLLDSDAIDKVLPGLVDQYGELKVFGGGIWPLPNQRTPGRNKHSTFWHRDASGKLAVNTFWNSDPAPNYYDQSWYKGGLASPRGQCAWAAAYKDDASQEPRTNCAMAIQRDGAAYGVATIDVTLGFFNTLVASKEKDIGGQMLIVEGDGKIISNSTRLSSPVVLKNISELAGTSAFAAQVSKALAHRDQGLQRSEFDNQGVASTFYMRPIEGTPWFLATALPTSLITAQRDDVIGSLALLQIPMVLLLVLLAFYAIRQLVQRMKALKTNIDALSAGDADLTRRITIRAEDELGAIGHSVNHFIVYLQNMIGEVTQATGAMSSGLEQLQKTSAHTNQILVRHASETDQTVTAITEMSSTADTVAQNAAETASFTQRANEHADRSRVVVGEASNSVSALIGEVASATHTVENMRQDAARITETLGVIGAIAGQTNLLALNAAIEAARAGEQGRGFAVVADEVRALAARTQASTSQINEMLARLTTGVSSSVAAMENTQASCQSAADATARVNTGLDEMAGSVSHINNLSTQIATAAEQQSAVTEEINRSMVQIRHMVEELVESGHATETNTQSLLDANGRVIALMSRFKVR from the coding sequence ATGCCCCCACTGCGCTCCATCCAAGCCCGCTATACCCTGTTCCTCGTGCTGTTCGTCCTTGTTTTATCGGTGTTGACGGTTGTCGGTATCGGCCAGTTGGTCGCGCCCACGCTGCGCCACACTGAAGAACAGGTGGTGCTCAACCGCATCGCCGAGGTGGCCGAACAGATCCAGGGCGAACTGAACAAGGTTCAGGCCCAGCAACGCAGCATCACCCAAACCATTCCGCTGCTCGACAGCGATGCCATCGACAAGGTCCTGCCCGGCCTGGTGGACCAGTACGGCGAGCTGAAAGTCTTCGGCGGCGGCATCTGGCCTTTGCCGAACCAGCGCACTCCCGGGCGCAACAAGCACAGCACCTTCTGGCACCGCGATGCCTCGGGCAAGCTGGCGGTGAACACCTTCTGGAACAGCGACCCAGCCCCCAACTATTACGACCAGAGCTGGTACAAGGGCGGCCTCGCCTCGCCTCGCGGCCAATGTGCCTGGGCCGCCGCCTACAAGGACGACGCCAGCCAGGAGCCGCGCACCAACTGCGCCATGGCGATCCAGCGCGACGGCGCAGCGTACGGCGTGGCCACCATCGACGTGACCCTGGGTTTCTTCAACACGCTGGTGGCCAGCAAGGAAAAAGACATCGGCGGGCAGATGCTGATCGTCGAAGGCGACGGCAAGATCATCAGCAACAGCACCCGCCTGAGCAGCCCCGTGGTGTTGAAAAACATCAGCGAGCTGGCCGGCACCTCGGCGTTTGCCGCCCAGGTCAGCAAGGCCCTCGCCCACCGCGACCAAGGCTTGCAGCGCAGCGAGTTCGACAACCAGGGCGTGGCCAGCACCTTCTATATGCGCCCGATTGAAGGCACGCCATGGTTCCTGGCCACCGCCCTGCCCACCTCCTTGATTACCGCGCAGCGCGATGATGTGATCGGCAGCCTGGCCCTGCTGCAAATCCCCATGGTGTTGTTGCTGGTGCTGCTGGCGTTCTATGCGATTCGCCAACTGGTACAGCGCATGAAGGCGCTGAAGACCAATATCGACGCACTCTCCGCCGGCGACGCCGACCTGACGCGGCGCATCACCATCCGCGCCGAAGACGAACTGGGCGCCATCGGCCACTCGGTCAACCACTTTATCGTCTACCTGCAAAACATGATCGGCGAAGTCACCCAGGCCACCGGCGCCATGTCTTCGGGGCTTGAGCAACTGCAGAAAACCTCGGCGCACACTAACCAGATCCTGGTGCGCCACGCCTCGGAGACCGACCAGACCGTCACGGCCATCACCGAGATGAGCTCCACCGCCGACACCGTGGCGCAGAACGCCGCAGAAACCGCCTCGTTCACCCAGCGCGCCAACGAGCACGCCGACCGTTCCCGTGTGGTGGTGGGCGAAGCGTCCAACAGCGTCAGCGCCTTGATCGGCGAAGTCGCGAGCGCCACCCACACCGTAGAAAACATGCGCCAGGACGCCGCCCGCATTACCGAAACCCTCGGAGTGATCGGCGCGATTGCCGGCCAGACCAACCTGCTGGCCCTCAACGCAGCCATTGAAGCGGCACGGGCCGGCGAGCAAGGCCGTGGTTTTGCGGTGGTGGCCGACGAAGTGCGCGCCCTGGCCGCACGGACCCAGGCCAGTACCTCGCAGATCAATGAAATGCTCGCGCGCCTGACCACCGGCGTGAGTTCGTCGGTGGCGGCCATGGAAAATACCCAGGCCAGTTGCCAGTCGGCGGCGGATGCCACGGCGCGGGTCAACACCGGCCTCGACGAAATGGCCGGTTCGGTCAGCCACATCAACAACCTCAGCACCCAGATCGCCACTGCCGCCGAGCAACAGAGCGCGGTGACCGAGGAGATCAACCGCAGCATGGTGCAGATCCGACATATGGTCGAAGAATTGGTGGAGAGCGGCCATGCCACTGAAACCAATACCCAAAGCCTGCTGGACGCCAATGGTCGGGTGATTGCGCTGATGAGCCGCTTCAAAGTCCGTTGA
- a CDS encoding alpha/beta hydrolase, which produces MPLIRAFCIASLLAAGATPVFAATQGPTYGPELQGFQYPYPLEHFTFQSQGKSLQMGYMDVPAKGKANGRSVVLMHGKNFCGATWEGTIKALSDAGYRVIAPDQIGFCSSSKPDHYQYSFQQLATNTHQLLEKLGIQKATIVGHSTGGMLATRYALMYPTQTEQLAMVNPIGLEDWKALGVPSITVDQWYERELKVSAEGIRKYQLNTYYVGRWKPEYERWVDMYAGLSNGPGHTQVAWNSALIYDMIFTQPVYYEFKNLQTPTLLLIGTADNTAIGKDLAPPEVKAKLGNYEVLGKQVAKLIPHATLVEFPGLGHAPQMEEPARFHTALLQGLNAL; this is translated from the coding sequence ATGCCATTGATCCGCGCTTTTTGCATCGCCAGCCTGCTCGCCGCCGGCGCCACGCCGGTTTTCGCCGCCACGCAAGGACCGACCTACGGCCCCGAGCTGCAAGGCTTCCAATACCCCTATCCCCTCGAGCATTTCACCTTCCAATCCCAAGGCAAATCCCTGCAGATGGGGTACATGGACGTGCCGGCCAAGGGCAAGGCCAACGGACGCAGTGTGGTGCTGATGCACGGCAAGAACTTCTGCGGCGCCACCTGGGAAGGTACGATCAAAGCCTTGAGCGACGCCGGCTACCGGGTGATCGCCCCCGACCAGATCGGCTTTTGCAGCTCCAGCAAGCCTGATCATTACCAGTACAGCTTCCAGCAACTGGCGACCAACACCCATCAATTGCTGGAAAAACTCGGGATTCAAAAGGCCACGATCGTCGGCCACTCCACCGGTGGCATGCTTGCGACCCGTTACGCGCTGATGTACCCCACACAAACCGAACAACTGGCGATGGTCAATCCCATCGGCCTGGAAGACTGGAAAGCCCTGGGCGTGCCCTCCATCACCGTCGACCAGTGGTATGAGCGTGAGCTGAAAGTCAGCGCCGAGGGCATTCGCAAATACCAGCTCAACACCTATTACGTGGGACGCTGGAAGCCGGAGTACGAGCGCTGGGTCGACATGTATGCCGGCCTGAGCAACGGCCCCGGCCATACCCAGGTCGCCTGGAACTCGGCATTGATTTACGACATGATCTTCACCCAGCCGGTGTACTACGAGTTCAAGAATCTGCAGACGCCGACCCTGCTGCTGATCGGCACCGCGGATAACACCGCCATCGGCAAGGACCTGGCGCCACCTGAGGTCAAGGCCAAGCTCGGCAACTACGAGGTCTTGGGCAAGCAGGTGGCCAAGCTGATCCCCCATGCCACCCTGGTCGAATTCCCGGGCTTGGGGCATGCACCACAAATGGAAGAACCGGCCCGGTTTCACACAGCGCTGCTGCAGGGTTTGAACGCACTTTAA
- a CDS encoding D-2-hydroxyacid dehydrogenase family protein codes for MSVQIAVIDDWQNVASGIVDWSALASVGQVHFLHDYPAETATMVERLKGFEVICVMRERSTFDKALLQGLPKLKLLVTGGMRNAAIDIPAAKALGIQVCGTDSYKQAAPELTWALIMASTRNLLAEANALRAGGWQVGLGGDLYGKTLGILGLGSIGQKVAQFAQVFGMRVIAWSENLTPERAAESGVTWVSKQQLFEQADILTIHLVLSDRSRGLVDAEALSWMKPSARLVNTARGPIVDEQALVQALESGRLAGAALDVYSAEPLPADHPFRRLPNVLATPHVGYVSEQNYRQFYQQMLEDIQAWANDMPIRVLG; via the coding sequence ATGTCGGTACAGATCGCAGTCATTGATGATTGGCAGAATGTGGCCAGTGGCATAGTCGATTGGTCGGCTCTGGCGTCGGTGGGCCAGGTGCATTTCCTGCACGACTACCCGGCGGAGACCGCCACCATGGTCGAGCGCTTGAAGGGCTTCGAGGTGATTTGCGTGATGCGCGAACGCTCCACCTTCGACAAGGCGCTGTTGCAGGGCCTGCCCAAGCTCAAGCTGCTGGTCACCGGCGGCATGCGCAATGCAGCCATCGACATTCCCGCCGCCAAGGCGCTGGGCATTCAGGTCTGCGGCACCGACAGCTATAAGCAGGCGGCGCCGGAGCTGACCTGGGCATTGATCATGGCCAGCACCCGCAACCTGCTGGCCGAAGCCAACGCCCTCAGAGCCGGCGGCTGGCAGGTGGGCCTGGGCGGCGACCTGTATGGCAAGACCCTGGGCATTCTCGGCCTGGGCAGCATTGGGCAAAAGGTCGCGCAGTTCGCCCAGGTGTTCGGTATGCGCGTGATTGCCTGGAGTGAAAACCTCACACCGGAGCGTGCGGCCGAGTCAGGGGTCACCTGGGTCAGCAAACAACAGCTGTTCGAGCAGGCCGACATCCTGACCATCCACCTGGTACTCAGCGACCGCAGCCGTGGCCTGGTAGATGCCGAGGCACTGAGCTGGATGAAGCCCAGTGCGCGCCTGGTGAACACCGCCCGTGGCCCGATTGTGGATGAGCAGGCGCTGGTGCAGGCCCTGGAAAGTGGCCGCCTGGCCGGGGCGGCATTGGACGTGTACAGCGCGGAGCCGCTGCCGGCCGATCATCCGTTCCGCCGCTTGCCCAATGTCTTGGCCACGCCGCATGTGGGCTATGTGAGCGAGCAGAATTACCGGCAGTTCTACCAGCAAATGCTCGAGGACATTCAGGCATGGGCAAACGACATGCCCATTCGCGTGCTCGGCTAA
- a CDS encoding SRPBCC family protein produces MRAAEQSVRLERISQERFIQAPIDAVYDYVTQPDRWHEWHPTSLGAETGTTGPLPAGARFTEMIDLLGVRVPMSYRVQVARRPGEFKTVFTSLAVDGSIHYFLQPFRGGTLFKRVLTYETELQLATLPERMIELSAIALDQLKHRLENPPFV; encoded by the coding sequence ATGCGCGCAGCCGAGCAGTCGGTCCGCTTGGAGCGGATCAGTCAGGAACGCTTTATCCAGGCCCCCATTGATGCCGTTTACGACTATGTGACCCAACCGGATCGCTGGCACGAGTGGCATCCCACGTCCCTCGGTGCCGAGACCGGCACCACCGGGCCGCTTCCCGCCGGTGCGCGGTTTACCGAAATGATCGACCTGCTGGGCGTACGCGTGCCCATGAGCTACCGCGTGCAGGTTGCCCGGCGCCCGGGCGAGTTCAAAACCGTGTTCACCTCCCTGGCCGTCGATGGCTCGATTCACTACTTCCTGCAGCCCTTTCGCGGCGGCACGCTGTTCAAGCGGGTGCTGACCTATGAAACCGAATTGCAACTCGCCACCTTGCCTGAGCGCATGATCGAACTGTCGGCCATTGCCCTGGACCAGCTCAAGCATCGGCTGGAGAATCCGCCCTTCGTATAA
- a CDS encoding aldo/keto reductase: MHTRQLGNNGPHVSAIGLGCMGMTDFYTTGTDTHEAVATLHRALELGVNFLDTADIYGPHTNEQLIGKAIAGKRDQVFLASKFGIVRDPANPALRGVNGRPNYIRNAIDGTLQRLGVETLDLYYQHRIDPDVAIEETVGAMAELVQQGKVRYLGLSEASAATLERAHKVHPISALQSEYSLWSRDQEPNGCLAACQRLGIAFVPYSPLGRGFLTGALKSPDDFAADDYRRFSPRFQGENFAKNLQLVKQVQTLAADKGVTAGQLALAWVLAQGDFIIPIPGTKQRKYLEENVAAVSLTLSSAELAALEAIFPAEATAGLRYPEAVMAMLDI; the protein is encoded by the coding sequence ATGCACACTCGTCAACTCGGCAACAATGGCCCTCACGTGTCCGCCATCGGCCTCGGCTGCATGGGCATGACCGATTTCTACACCACCGGCACCGACACCCACGAAGCCGTCGCGACCCTGCACCGCGCCCTGGAGCTGGGCGTCAACTTCCTCGACACGGCTGACATCTATGGCCCGCACACCAATGAACAACTGATCGGCAAAGCTATCGCCGGCAAACGTGACCAGGTGTTCCTGGCCAGCAAGTTCGGCATCGTTCGCGACCCGGCGAACCCGGCGCTGCGCGGCGTGAATGGCCGCCCCAATTACATCCGCAACGCCATCGACGGCACCCTGCAACGGCTAGGCGTGGAAACCCTGGACCTGTACTACCAGCACCGCATCGACCCCGACGTGGCCATCGAAGAAACCGTTGGCGCCATGGCCGAGCTGGTACAACAGGGCAAGGTGCGTTACCTGGGGCTCAGCGAAGCCTCGGCCGCCACCTTGGAGCGCGCCCACAAGGTTCACCCGATCAGCGCCCTGCAAAGCGAATATTCGCTGTGGAGCCGTGATCAGGAACCCAACGGCTGCCTCGCCGCGTGCCAACGCCTGGGCATCGCCTTTGTGCCCTACAGTCCGCTCGGCCGGGGTTTTCTGACGGGCGCATTAAAAAGTCCGGATGACTTCGCCGCCGATGACTACCGCCGCTTCAGCCCGCGTTTCCAGGGCGAGAACTTCGCGAAAAACCTGCAGTTGGTCAAACAGGTCCAGACACTCGCCGCCGACAAAGGCGTGACGGCCGGGCAACTGGCGCTGGCATGGGTGCTGGCACAGGGCGACTTCATCATCCCGATCCCGGGCACCAAGCAGCGTAAATACCTGGAAGAGAACGTGGCCGCCGTCTCACTCACCCTCAGCAGCGCCGAATTGGCCGCCCTGGAGGCGATTTTCCCGGCCGAGGCAACCGCCGGCCTGCGCTACCCCGAGGCGGTGATGGCGATGCTCGACATCTGA